In Amaranthus tricolor cultivar Red isolate AtriRed21 chromosome 3, ASM2621246v1, whole genome shotgun sequence, a single window of DNA contains:
- the LOC130807274 gene encoding probable NAD(P)H dehydrogenase (quinone) FQR1-like 1: MATKVYIVYYSMYGHVQKLAEEIQKGAASVEGVDALLWQVPETLSEEVLGKMSASPKSDTPIITPNELADADGFIFGFPTRFGMMAAQFKAFLDSTGGLWRTQQLAGKPAGIFFSTGSQGGGQETTALTAVTQLTHHGMIFVPIGYTFGAGMFEMENVKGGSPYGAGTYAGDGSRQPTELELQQAFHQGKYIATITKKLKGSA; this comes from the exons ATGGCTACCAAAGTTTATATTGT ATATTACTCCATGTATGGACACGTGCAGAAGCTTGCAGAAGAGATCCAGAAAGGAGCTGCATCTGTAGAAGGTGTAGATGCTCTTCTCTGGCAG GTCCCTGAGACACTTTCAGAAGAGGTTCTTGGTAAGATGAGTGCATCGCCAAAGAGCGATACTCCAATCATTACCCCAAATGAGCTAGCTGATGCTGATGGCTTCATATTTGGCTTCCCCACAAGATTCGGAATGATGGCTGCCCAGTTTAAGGCTTTCCTCGATTCCACTGGCGGTCTTTGGAGGACTCAGCAGCTTGCTGGAAAGCCTGCTGGGATATTCTTTAGCACTGGATCTCAAGGTGGTGGACAAGAAACTACTGC TTTGACTGCTGTCACTCAGTTGACTCACCATGGCATGATCTTCGTCCCGATTGGCTACACATTTGGTGCCGGTATGTTTGAGATGGAGAATGTGAAGGGAGGAAGCCCGTATGGTGCTGGAACGTACGCCGGAGATGGTTCAAGGCAGCCTACAGAGCTTGAATTGCAGCAGGCATTCCACCAGGGCAAATACATTGCTACCATCACTAAGAAGCTCAAGGGCAGTGCTTAA
- the LOC130807275 gene encoding uncharacterized protein LOC130807275, translated as MGSLFDEVTLKWWYDGVFKKNKVGVEYVGGMCKTISVDPDKISWFELKGIVEQDVGYKSPFTLYYLHSTSMAFEDGLRKINDDVSVGEMAKAVIESKAIDVYVLNDMDDDNLTKLLGKATGNLDGDNSLLVSRKKLTPRKPHKPTIKTCSQSKTRGPHKLTKKPNSSSISDALIESENLVAVQSINSDLPSTSTLENTCRFIPIESGLSKDELNFHNDWFETFPSPDAKLNEAIDEVNGGEDEVREGSDEVFEEGDDSTHTCQRNMDSNRQFKGSERANVSISMGWLKVKIMIHGGGSLLSLKNVFHMRMARDGLSFQV; from the exons ATG GGTAGTTTATTTGATGAAGTTACTTTAAAATGGTGGTATGATGGGGTGTTCAAGAAAAATAAGGTTGGAGTAGAGTATGTGGGTGGTATGTGTAAAACAATTAGTGTAGACCCAGACAAAATTTCTTGGTTTGAACTCAAAGGGATTGTTGAACAAGATGTGGGTTACAAATCTCCCTTTACCCTATACTATTTGCATTCTACTTCTATGGCTTTTGAGGATGGGTTGAGGAAAATCAATGATGATGTCTCTGTAGGTGAAATGGCTAAGGCTGTTATTGAGTCTAAGGCAATAGATGTATATGTATTGAATGATATGGATGATGACAACCTCACTAAATTACTAGGGAAAGCAACTGGCAACTTGGATGGAGACAATAGTTTATTGGTTTCAAGGAAAAAATTGACACCTAGGAAGCCACATAAGCCCACTATTAAGACATGTAGTCAAAGTAAGACCCGTGGTCCCCACAAATTAACTAAGAAGCCTAACTCATCATCCATTTCAGATGCTTTAATTGAATCTGAAAATCTAGTTGCTGTGCAAAGTATTAACTCAGATCTGCCTTCAACCTCTACACTAGAAAATACTTGTAGATTTATCCCCATTGAAAGTGGGCTTTCTAAAGATGAGCTGAACTTTCATAATGATTGGTTTGAGACTTTTCCTAGTCCTGATGCAAAGTTAAATGAGGCTATTGATGAAGTTAATGGAGGTGAAGATGAGGTACGTGAAGGAAGTGATGAAGTTTTTGAAGAAGGTGATGATAGTACACATACATGTCAGAGGAATATGGATTCCAATAGGCAGTTTAAGGGATCCGAACGAGCAAATGTATCCATTAGCATGGGGTGGTTGAAGGTGAAAATAATGATTCATGGCGGTGGTTCCTTGCTGAGCTTAAAAAATGTGTTCCACATGCGAATGGCACGCGATGGACTATCATTCCAAGTGTGA
- the LOC130807276 gene encoding calcium-binding protein PBP1-like → MASLNYPQNFEDHLPLMAEKLGGDALIGELCKGFQLLVDNDKGVITFDSLKKSAALLGLQDLTDDHLRSMLNEGDFDGDGALNQMEFCVLMFRLSPELMEEAHDLLHHDLQSFF, encoded by the coding sequence ATGGCATCCCTTAATTACCCACAAAATTTCGAAgatcatttaccattaatggcGGAAAAATTAGGTGGGGATGCTTTAATTGGAGAATTATGTAAAGGGTTTCAATTATTAGTTGATAATGATAAAGGGGTTATTACTTTTGATAGCTTAAAGAAGAGCGCTGCTTTGCTTGGATTACAAGATCTTACTGATGATCATTTAAGAAGTATGTTGAATGAAGGTGATTTTGATGGTGATGGTGCTTTAAATCAGATGGAATTTTGTGTTTTGATGTTTAGATTAAGTCCTGAATTGATGGAAGAAGCTCATGATTTGCTTCATCATGATCTTCAATCCTTTTTCTGA